A single Populus nigra chromosome 13, ddPopNigr1.1, whole genome shotgun sequence DNA region contains:
- the LOC133670399 gene encoding protein RALF-like 32, with protein sequence MEPKRNRSYSLQQLLEALLIILALSSQFRVAAMQASSENVQCSGSMVELGGQMAEGGLSMESETSRRTVRAIKFITPGALRPDAPFCAKVTRGEPYSSNCLPPPSNSYNRGCNNYYRCRS encoded by the coding sequence ATGGAACCAAAGAGGAATAGGTCTTATTCCTTGCAACAACTTCTTGAAGCTTTATTGATAATCCTAGCTCTCAGCTCCCAGTTTAGAGTTGCTGCTATGCAAGCAAGTTCTGAAAATGTGCAATGCAGTGGTTCTATGGTAGAACTTGGTGGTCAGATGGCAGAGGGGGGATTATCAATGGAATCAGAGACAAGTCGAAGAACTGTTCGGGCTATCAAATTTATTACTCCTGGAGCTTTGAGGCCTGATGCACCATTCTGTGCCAAGGTTACAAGAGGTGAACCCTATAGTAGTAATTGCCTACCTCCACCGTCAAACTCCTACAACAGAGGGTGCAATAACTACTACAGGTGCAGGTCATGA
- the LOC133671372 gene encoding selenium-binding protein 1-like, translated as MATGTEVVSDNGHGCCKKGPGYATPLEAMSGPRESLIYVTCVYSGTGIEKPDYLATVDVDPNSPTYSKVIHRLPMPNVGDELHHTGWNSCSSCHGDPSAARRYLVLPSLISGRIYAIDTLKDPRAPSLHKVVEAADIVNKTGLAYPHTSHCLASGDVMVSCLGDKDGNAEGNGFLLLDSEFNVKGRWEKPGHSPTFGYDFWYQPRHNIMISSSWGAPAAFTKGFNLQHVADGLYGRHLNVYSWPNGELKQTLDLGDTGLLPLEIRFLHDPSKDSGFVGCALTSNMVRFFKTPDGSWSHEVAISVKPLKVQNWILPEMPGLVTDFLISLDDRFLYFVNWLHGDVRQYSIEDPEKPVLKGQVWVGGLIQKGSSVVAEGEDGKTWQYDVPEIQGHRLRGGPQMIQLSLDGKRLYVTNSLFSTWDRQFYPELMEKGSHMLQIDVDTEKGGLAINPNYFVDFAAEPDGPSLAHEMRYPGGDCTSDIWI; from the exons atggcTACAGGCACAGAAGTGGTGAGTGATAACGGACATGGATGCTGCAAGAAAGGACCAGGTTATGCGACACCACTTGAAGCAATGTCTGGTCCGAGGGAGTCGCTTATCTATGTCACTTGTGTTTACTctg GAACGGGAATAGAGAAGCCTGATTATCTAGCCACCGTGGATGTTGATCCCAACTCACCTACTTATTCAAAAGTTATCCACAGGCTACCTATGCCAAACGTAGGAGATGAACTGCATCATACAGGATGGAATTCTTGCAGCTCATGCCATGGAGATCCATCTGCAGCAAGGCGTTATCTGGTCCTTCCTTCCTTGAT ATCTGGTCGCATATATGCAATTGACACCCTAAAAGATCCAAGGGCTCCCTCATTGCATAAAGTTGTTGAGGCTGCAGATATTGTGAATAAGACAGGATTAGCATATCCACACACATCCCATTGCCTTGCTTCTGGAGATGTCATGGTATCATGCCTTGGAGATAAAGATGGAAATGCAGAGGGAAATGGATTTCTTCTACTCGATTCAGAATTCAATGTAAAGGGGAG GTGGGAGAAACCAGGGCACAGCCCAACGTTTGGTTATGATTTCTGGTACCAACCTCGACACAACATAATGATTAGCTCATCATGGGGAGCTCCTGCAGCCTTCACTAAAGGCTTCAATCTGCAACATGTGGCAGATGGTCTTTACGGGAGGCATTTGAATGTCTACAGTTGGCCCAATGGTGAACTGAAGCAGACATTGGATCTTGGCGATACAGGACTCTTGCCATTGGAg ATAAGGTTTCTGCACGATCCTTCTAAAGATTCAGGGTTTGTTGGGTGTGCCTTAACAAGTAACATGGTTAGGTTTTTCAAGACCCCTGATGGATCATGGAGCCATGAG GTGGCAATATCAGTGAAACCATTGAAGGTGCAAAACTGGATTCTCCCAGAAATGCCAGGGCTTGTAACTGATTTTCTCATCTCTCTTGACGATCGGTTTCTGTACTTTGTCAACTGGCTGCATGGAGATGTCCGACAGTACAGCATTGAGGACCCTGAAAAACCTGTCCTGAAAGGACAAGTTTGGGTTGGGGGGCTGATCCAAAAAGGAAGCTCTGTGGTGGCTGAGGGTGAAGATGGAAAAACCTGGCAGTATGATGTTCCTGAAATCCAG GGACATCGATTGAGGGGCGGGCCTCAAATGATTCAGCTGAGTTTAGACGGGAAGCGACTTTATGTCACCAACTCACTTTTCAGTACCTGGGATCGTCAGTTTTATCCGGAACTTATGGAGAAAGGATCTCACATGTTACAGATAGATGTCGACACTGAGAAGGGTGGTCTTGCAATAAATCCAAACTATTTTGTGGACTTTGCAGCTGAACCTGATGGTCCTTCCCTAGCCCACGAGATGAGATATCCAGGTGGTGACTGCACATCAGATATATGGATCTAA